TTCTCGTCCGGCAGCGCGATCGGGTAGTCGCCGTCGAAACAGGCGGTACACAGCCGGGACCTGTCGATCGTGGTGGCCTCGACCAGACCCTCGAGCGAGATGTAGCCGAGTGAGTCGGCCCCGAGCGAGGTAGCGATCTCGTCGACGGACAGGTCCGCGCCGATCAGCTCCGTACGGGACGCGAAGTCGATGCCGTAGTAGCACGGCCAGCGCACCGGCGGGCTGGCGATCCGCACGTGCACCTCGGCGGCGCCGGCCTCCCGCAGCATCCGGACGATGGCCCGCTGAGTGTTGCCGCGCACGATCGAGTCGTCCACGACCACCAGCCGCTTGCCGGCGATCACCTCGCGCAGCGGGTTCAGCTTGAGCCTGATGCCGAGCTGCCTGATCGTCTGGCTCGGCTCGATGAAGGTGCGCCCCACGTACGAGTTCTTGGTCAGCCCCTGGCCGTACGGGATCCCGCTCTCCTGCGCGTACCCGATCGCCGCCGGGGTGCCGGACTCCGGGGTGGGGATCACCAGGTCGGCGTCGGCCAGCGCCTCCTTGGCCAGCCGCCGGCCGATCTCCACCCGGCTGGCGTGCACGCCGCGGCCGGCGATGGTCGAGTCGGGCCTGGCCAGGTAGACGTACTCGAAGATGCAGCCCTTCGGCTTCTGCTGCGCGAACTGCGACGACCGCAGCCCGTGCTCGTCCACCGCGACCAGCTCGCCTGGCTCCACCTCGCGGACGAACGCGGCACCGAGGATGTCCAGGGCGCAGGTCTCGCTGGCGACCACCCAGCCCCCGCTGTCCAGCCGGCCGAGGGCAAGCGGCCGCACGCCGTACGGGTCGCGGGCCGCGTAGAGCGTGTTCTCGTCCATGAAGACCAGCGAGAACGCCCCCTGCACGTCGGGGAGCAGCTCGAGTGCCGCCTGCTCGACGGTGGTGTCGTCGCTCTTCGCGAGCAGCTCGGTGAGGATGCCGGTGTCGGTGCTGGACTCGCCGCCGATGCCAGGAAACAGGATCTCGTCGGCGAGCGCCTGCCGCGCGCGCAGCGCGAGCTCACCGGTGTTGGTGAGGTTGCCGTTGTGTGCCAGCGCGACGCCGCCCGCGCCCGTCGGCCGGAAGGTGGGCTGCGCGTTCGCCCACACCGATGACCCGGTCGTGGAGTAGCGGCAGTGGCCGACCGCGACGTGGCCGGTCAGCGACGCCAGGGTGGACTCGTCGAAGACCTGCGCTACCAGGCCCATGTCCTTGACCACGAGGATCTGGTGGCCGTCGCCGACGGCGATGCCGGCCGACTCCTGGCCGCGGTGCTGCAGGGCGTAGGTACCGAAGTAGGCGAGCTTGGCGACCTCCTCGCCGGGCGCCCAGACGCCGAGGACGCCACAGGCGTCCTGCGGGCCACGGTCGTGGGGATCGATTTCGTGCGTCAACTTGCCGTCACGCATAGGCACACCACGAGTCTACGTGCTGCCACCGGCCATCGGCACATGCGCAGGTCCCCGGCCGGTCACCGGCAGGTACGCGGAGAGATCGGCCCGGCTGCCGGTCGCGCGCACCCGGCCGTCGTCGGTCGCTGCCGCCCAGGTCAACCTGCCGGTCGCGAGGCACAGCCAGGTGACCGGGTCGGTCTCCACCACGTTCGGCGGTGTGCCCCGTGTGTGGCGCAGCCCTTCGACACACTGCACGGCGGCGAACGGCGGCACCCGCAGCTCGACCGCCTTGCCTGGGGCCTGCCTGGCCAGCGCGTTCGCCAGCTGGCGGACGGCGGCGGCGAGATCGGCGCGCGCCGGTTCCGTATCGGCGTCGACGGCGGCCAGGGCGCGGTCGACGGCGGCGGGGTCAGCCTGGCGTCTGCTCGGCACGTCGCCAGCATAGGGCGCGGGCGCCGGTGGGCATGGAAAACGCCGGGGCGAAGGCCTTCCCCTCCCTCGCGCCCGGCGCTGTCAGCTAGTCCATCACGAGCCGCCGTCAACCACGGCACCGACACGCCGAGGCGAGCGCTCGGATTGCCGTCCGCCTGGCCGACCGGGTCGACGTAGCGCTGCGTGCCGCGCTGGGTCTCTGACCGCGCGCACCGCGATACCGTCAGGGGCATGGACAGTGCGGCGTACCTGACCCACCTGCGCAACGAGATGACGTCCTTCGCGGCCTGCCTGGACGGCGACCTGGACACACCGGTCGAGCACTGCGGCGACTGGACGCTCTACGACCTGGCCGATCATCTCGGCAACGGCCACCTGTGGTCGGCGGCGGCAGTCACCGAACGTCGTAAGGACTACCGTGGCCCGGCGGCGCCGCGGGACCCGAAGGCACTCGCCACCTGGTTCGACCAGACGTGCACGGTGCTGCTGACGGTGTTGGACACCGACCCGTCGACCGAGGCCTGGACGTTCTTCCCGCCGCACACCGTCGCGTTCTGGCAACGCCGTCGCTGCCTGGAGGCGCTGGTGCACCGTTGGGACGCCGAGCACGCGGTCGGTCGACCGGGCAAGCTCGACCCGACCCTGGCCGCCGACGGCGTCAGCGAGGTGTTCGACACCATGGCGCCGCGACAGGTCAAGCGCGGCCGGGCGGACGAACCCGACGTGGCGGTGCGGTTCACCGCCGACGACGCCGGCACGTCGTGGACGTACGGCCCGGGCGAGCCGGTCGCCGAGGTCAGCGGCTCCGCCGCGGACCTGCTGCTCCTGCTCTGGCACCGGCTGGACAGTGCCGCCCCGAGCCTGGCGTGGCAGGGCGACCGCGCCGCCGGTCAGCGCCTGCTGGCCGGCCTCATCGTGCCCTGACCTGGCTACCTGTCCGCCAGCCCGGCGAGCAGCGTGGTGGTGATGCCGGCGGCGAACTCGTCCTTGGCCTTGTCGTCCTGCTCCTCGCCGGTGAAGTGGCGCAGGAACGCGAAGTGCAGGCAGGCCCCGACGAGCAGCGCGGCCGCGGCGGTCGGGTCCACGTCGCTGCTGATCCGGCCGCGGTCCCGTTCGTCCGCCAGGTACGCGGCCACCGCTGCGCTGACGTGCTGCGGTCCGGCGTTGCGCGCCCGCAGCGCCTCGCGGTGGGCGGCGAGCAGACGCGGTTCGGAGAACAGCGACGCGCCGATGGGGAACGTCTCCTCGTAGAACTCCACCGCGGAACGCGCGACGGTCTGCAGCACCTCAGCCACCGGCTGCGTGCCCACCAGCTCGGGCAGGCTGGTCAGCAACGGGTTGAAGTCACCGCCGCCGCGCTCCTCGAGCACCGCTAGGAACAGCTCGGTCTTGTCGGTGAAGTGCTTGTAGAGCGCGGCCTCGGAGTACCCGGCCGCGCGCGCGATCTCCTTGGTGGTCGACCGGGCGAGCCCGCGGGTGCGCATGACCTCCGCGGCAGCGTCCAGCATCCGGTCGCGCGTGCTCATGCGCACCTCCGCTTGACAAGTCGGTGAGTACTCACTAACCATAGCAGAGAGCGGTTAGTAAATACTCACTCACGTAGGAGCAGACGATGCGGACCGCCGTCTTCGGGGCCACCGGTGGCGTAGGCAGCCAGCTGGTCGAGCAGGCCACCAACGCCGGGCGCGAGGTCACCGCCGTGGTCAGGGACGCCAGCAAGCTCGCCGCCCGTCCCGGCCTCACCGTCGTGCCCGCGGACGTGATGCAGCCGGCCGCGATCGCCCCGGCGATCGCCGACAGCGACGCGGTGGTGTCCGCGCTCGGCAGCCGCGGCATGCGCACGCCGAGCAGCATCTGCACGGACGGCGCCACCAGCATCGTGCGGGCCATGCACGACACCGGCGTACACCGGCTGGTGGTGGTCAGCGCCAGCGGCCTCGCCCACGGCGGCGACGGCCCGCTCGTCCGGCTGCTGGTCAAGCCGATCCTCGGCGCCGTACTCAAGCACCCGTTCGCCGACATGCGCGCCATGGAGGACGTGGTTCGCGACAGCGGCCTGGACTGGACGATCGTGCGTCCACCGCAGCTCACCGACGGCCCGCGCACCGGCACGTACCACAGCCGGGTCGCGCTGAACGTGCGCGGCAGCTACCGCATCTCCCGCGCCGACGTCGCCGACTGCCTGCTGCGCTGCCTCACCCAACACGGGCCGATCGGTGCACCCGTCTCCATCGCGAGTTAGCCGCAGGTTGCCCTGTGGACGGCGAGGGAACGGGGTCATCGCGCGCTCAGACTTGACAGATGAGCAGCGAACGGAGCGACCATGACTGTCATGACCGTCCAGGACACGGTGACCATTGGCGAGTTGCAGGCGTACCCTCCCGACGCGATCGTGCAGATCGTCGAAGGCACGATCTACCTCAGCCGCGCCGGAGGCTTCGACGTAGCGGACCTCGACGAGCTGCCCGACG
The nucleotide sequence above comes from Streptosporangiales bacterium. Encoded proteins:
- a CDS encoding amidophosphoribosyltransferase, whose translation is MPMRDGKLTHEIDPHDRGPQDACGVLGVWAPGEEVAKLAYFGTYALQHRGQESAGIAVGDGHQILVVKDMGLVAQVFDESTLASLTGHVAVGHCRYSTTGSSVWANAQPTFRPTGAGGVALAHNGNLTNTGELALRARQALADEILFPGIGGESSTDTGILTELLAKSDDTTVEQAALELLPDVQGAFSLVFMDENTLYAARDPYGVRPLALGRLDSGGWVVASETCALDILGAAFVREVEPGELVAVDEHGLRSSQFAQQKPKGCIFEYVYLARPDSTIAGRGVHASRVEIGRRLAKEALADADLVIPTPESGTPAAIGYAQESGIPYGQGLTKNSYVGRTFIEPSQTIRQLGIRLKLNPLREVIAGKRLVVVDDSIVRGNTQRAIVRMLREAGAAEVHVRIASPPVRWPCYYGIDFASRTELIGADLSVDEIATSLGADSLGYISLEGLVEATTIDRSRLCTACFDGDYPIALPDENLLGKHLLEDVPQPQPQSTNA
- a CDS encoding maleylpyruvate isomerase family mycothiol-dependent enzyme, with translation MDSAAYLTHLRNEMTSFAACLDGDLDTPVEHCGDWTLYDLADHLGNGHLWSAAAVTERRKDYRGPAAPRDPKALATWFDQTCTVLLTVLDTDPSTEAWTFFPPHTVAFWQRRRCLEALVHRWDAEHAVGRPGKLDPTLAADGVSEVFDTMAPRQVKRGRADEPDVAVRFTADDAGTSWTYGPGEPVAEVSGSAADLLLLLWHRLDSAAPSLAWQGDRAAGQRLLAGLIVP
- a CDS encoding TetR family transcriptional regulator, whose amino-acid sequence is MSTRDRMLDAAAEVMRTRGLARSTTKEIARAAGYSEAALYKHFTDKTELFLAVLEERGGGDFNPLLTSLPELVGTQPVAEVLQTVARSAVEFYEETFPIGASLFSEPRLLAAHREALRARNAGPQHVSAAVAAYLADERDRGRISSDVDPTAAAALLVGACLHFAFLRHFTGEEQDDKAKDEFAAGITTTLLAGLADR
- a CDS encoding NAD(P)H-binding protein is translated as MRTAVFGATGGVGSQLVEQATNAGREVTAVVRDASKLAARPGLTVVPADVMQPAAIAPAIADSDAVVSALGSRGMRTPSSICTDGATSIVRAMHDTGVHRLVVVSASGLAHGGDGPLVRLLVKPILGAVLKHPFADMRAMEDVVRDSGLDWTIVRPPQLTDGPRTGTYHSRVALNVRGSYRISRADVADCLLRCLTQHGPIGAPVSIAS